ATCATGTTCCGGGAAGGAGGATTAGTATATGTATACCTCATATATGGTATGTATTGGATGTTTAATGTGGTGACAGGAAAGGAGAATGAACCGCAGGCTGTTTTGATAAGGGGACTTGAAGGGCTTTACGGGCCTGGAAGATTGACCCGTAAATTGCAGATAGATAAAACTTTTTATGGGGAAGATCTGGTGGATTCTTCGCGCATATGGATGGAGGATGATGGGTTTCAGCCTCAATATTCAACAGGTAAACGTATTGGTATTGATTATGCCGGAGAATGGAAAGACAAACCATGGCGGTATTTTGTAGCTCAGGCATAACTTTTGTTTTACACTTAAAATTAATCAGATAATAATGGAGATCGTTTTTTTAGATGCCGCAACGATAGGGGATGTCCCAAATTTAGATGAAATAAAAAAACTGGGCGAATACACATCCTACGAAAATACAATGCCGGAAGAAAGTATCCATAGATTACGTAATGCGG
The Bacteroidales bacterium DNA segment above includes these coding regions:
- a CDS encoding DNA-3-methyladenine glycosylase, whose protein sequence is MMNKTILDRDFYQQDVLEVAPELLGKTLVCKVGEEFLRYRITETEAYRGNEDMACHAAKGRTSRTEIMFREGGLVYVYLIYGMYWMFNVVTGKENEPQAVLIRGLEGLYGPGRLTRKLQIDKTFYGEDLVDSSRIWMEDDGFQPQYSTGKRIGIDYAGEWKDKPWRYFVAQA